From the Alloalcanivorax dieselolei B5 genome, one window contains:
- a CDS encoding DUF4351 domain-containing protein — MSGRNKSGRRCVHNILLRQLRRRFGEVPAEIETRLNSANREQLEDWIDRVYEVETLEAVFD; from the coding sequence ATCTCCGGGCGAAATAAATCTGGTCGCCGCTGCGTCCACAACATCCTGCTGCGCCAGTTACGGCGCCGCTTCGGTGAAGTGCCGGCGGAGATCGAAACCAGGCTGAACAGCGCCAACCGGGAGCAGCTGGAAGACTGGATCGACCGCGTTTACGAAGTGGAGACACTGGAGGCGGTTTTCGACTAG
- a CDS encoding Rpn family recombination-promoting nuclease/putative transposase: protein MTDHDTGYKLLFSHAAMVRDLLEGFMPGDWIQGLDWHSLEKMNGSYVSDDLRTRHDDAIWRIRWGRDWIHLYLLLEFQSSVDRFMSVRVHTYTGLLYQDLIRRKRLEDNHQKLPFILPVVLYNGEPRWRAPIHVRNLILPGPAEFAGLQPEQAFLLLDQGAFDLDQLASMRNLVAALFRLEQHRTFAEVPEVLNDLIDWLRPPELAGLRHSFVAWLRRRLPQWMPGVTIPQLLDLQEIQEMTRNSAQEWKDMHHQVGLREGLEKGLAQGIERGIERGVEQGSTTEARNILLRQLRRRFGDVPAEIETRLNSASREQLEDWIDRVYEVETVEAVFD from the coding sequence ATGACGGATCATGACACCGGCTATAAATTACTGTTTTCCCATGCGGCCATGGTGAGGGACCTTCTGGAAGGCTTCATGCCTGGGGATTGGATTCAGGGACTGGATTGGCATTCCCTGGAAAAGATGAACGGCAGCTACGTTAGCGACGACTTGCGCACCCGTCACGACGACGCCATCTGGCGGATTCGCTGGGGGCGGGATTGGATTCATCTTTATCTGTTGTTGGAGTTCCAATCCAGTGTGGATCGGTTCATGTCGGTGCGGGTTCATACCTACACGGGCCTTTTATATCAAGACCTGATTCGCCGCAAGAGGCTTGAAGATAACCACCAGAAACTGCCCTTTATCTTGCCCGTCGTACTGTATAACGGAGAACCCCGATGGCGGGCTCCCATCCACGTCAGGAACCTGATCCTGCCTGGCCCCGCGGAGTTTGCCGGTCTTCAGCCGGAGCAGGCCTTTTTACTTCTGGATCAAGGGGCTTTTGATCTGGATCAACTGGCGTCCATGCGCAACCTGGTCGCCGCTCTGTTCCGGTTGGAACAACATCGCACCTTTGCCGAAGTACCCGAGGTTCTTAATGATTTGATAGACTGGTTACGTCCACCGGAACTGGCGGGTCTGCGGCACAGCTTCGTGGCATGGCTGCGCCGCCGGCTTCCCCAATGGATGCCGGGTGTAACGATCCCACAATTGCTCGACTTACAGGAGATCCAGGAAATGACGCGCAACAGTGCTCAGGAATGGAAGGACATGCACCATCAGGTGGGTCTGAGGGAAGGCCTGGAAAAAGGCCTCGCACAAGGCATTGAACGAGGTATTGAACGAGGTGTGGAACAAGGTTCCACCACCGAAGCCCGAAACATCCTGCTGCGCCAGCTACGGCGCCGCTTCGGCGACGTGCCGGCGGAGATCGAAACCAGGCTGAACAGCGCCAGCCGGGAACAGCTGGAAGACTGGATCGACCGCGTCTACGAAGTGGAGACAGTGGAGGCGGTTTTCGACTAG
- a CDS encoding type II toxin-antitoxin system RelE/ParE family toxin — protein MWKVQTTDLFDQWFKGRDDSDRVNIIAAMLVLEQKGPYLLRPYADTVKGSVHANMKELRIQSKGRPIRVFFAFDPRRTAVLLCAGMKAGKEKRFYQTMIPLADKAFSLHLEQLKKGG, from the coding sequence ATGTGGAAAGTTCAAACAACGGATCTGTTTGACCAGTGGTTCAAAGGGCGTGACGATTCTGATCGGGTAAATATAATCGCGGCGATGCTTGTTCTGGAGCAGAAAGGACCCTATCTGCTCCGCCCCTACGCGGATACGGTAAAAGGAAGCGTCCACGCCAACATGAAGGAACTGCGCATCCAAAGCAAGGGAAGGCCCATCCGGGTGTTTTTCGCCTTCGATCCCCGCAGAACAGCCGTACTGCTATGCGCGGGCATGAAAGCCGGCAAGGAAAAACGCTTTTATCAGACGATGATCCCTCTGGCTGACAAAGCGTTCTCTTTGCATCTGGAGCAACTCAAAAAGGGAGGTTGA
- a CDS encoding helix-turn-helix domain-containing protein: protein MGKTLNQILRTEKPEVVRKAKEKADTILLNIHLNEIRTLMRKTQVEMAQSLGVKQPTIAGMEKPGQDLKLSTLKRYIEAAGGKVRLDIELPDGKHHQIML, encoded by the coding sequence ATGGGTAAAACACTGAATCAGATTCTGAGGACCGAAAAGCCCGAGGTCGTTAGAAAGGCAAAGGAGAAGGCCGACACCATCCTTCTCAACATCCACCTTAACGAGATCCGCACGCTGATGCGGAAAACACAGGTTGAAATGGCCCAGTCGCTCGGAGTGAAACAACCCACCATCGCGGGTATGGAAAAGCCCGGACAGGACCTGAAGCTCTCTACTCTGAAGCGCTATATCGAAGCGGCGGGAGGGAAAGTCCGGCTCGATATAGAGCTACCGGATGGGAAGCACCACCAAATCATGTTGTAG
- a CDS encoding Ig-like domain-containing protein, which yields MDGQTGLDKTAMAKPGDPIVLNFNRPLDRESVRGKVSLMLTDNNNTAVPQDIDYYADGAALVIKPKEPLRYSPETNPTSYRLQLASGIKDLRGEDWSGSFDEEFLLPHTIEKWMAFDYSSDGNELARTQSDTQLRSPFILGLYPGFPCVLDESTLNLASLISGRCKGGIYPNDYGKAENDLMPIIELPANRPIIVAFSQDMDPSSFHLGTSFIVEHITENGDVLNSVPGDLEIKPRSVYFHPHTPWKKGDFYRYTLVSNGQLSSSDTNCGETLCSLSGLPLQTQLLANIQIQEGNFSNPSVPDHLLLPYKIVPQTHLGYDEATGGGPNLVQYFIGAPPTSNVLQMLTTSPISDINGNLVSDRQRIYRGEDGERKELRQGLGWNRLDPNNPFFYKPEIAFDGIYELEEPGPKMISDPNTESLTDSDNLGWGYMMDPDGVKPSPNSAKVLSSRFDVANPDADWPYLSINNTMYAGANVGCGYQNIQGVDSTCQDNPFPGLPPICAQERAVPSICPTEKFTYLSSVLFAEVTSEVSEDGSIKVNIFPGHVVTTSFLTVVRGGIKGTTMVPTPSGYQVMRMRYTEDGSNNRIYPIEAEIGKSPEGTPQLSASVDLYLDAPLLWRNIQNTQGTLGGPDHNFFSYETSFSLTGGVKFLEDGRMIAEQINQNEVNFSLRGNQPATFIDLIIPKEGSFLQYISQPIKE from the coding sequence GTGGATGGGCAGACTGGTCTGGATAAGACCGCTATGGCCAAACCCGGCGATCCGATTGTGCTCAACTTCAATCGGCCACTGGATCGGGAATCCGTTCGCGGCAAAGTGTCTCTCATGCTTACGGACAACAACAACACCGCTGTACCTCAGGACATTGACTACTACGCCGATGGTGCCGCGCTGGTGATCAAGCCCAAGGAGCCACTTCGCTACAGCCCGGAGACCAATCCGACGTCCTATCGTTTGCAGTTGGCGAGTGGGATCAAGGATTTGCGGGGGGAAGATTGGAGTGGGAGCTTTGATGAGGAGTTTCTGCTACCCCATACGATCGAAAAGTGGATGGCTTTTGATTATTCCTCAGATGGGAATGAACTTGCACGAACTCAAAGTGACACACAACTTAGATCCCCATTTATTCTTGGGTTATACCCAGGGTTCCCGTGTGTCTTGGATGAAAGCACTTTGAATTTGGCAAGTTTGATATCGGGCCGTTGCAAGGGCGGAATCTACCCAAATGATTATGGAAAAGCCGAAAACGATCTCATGCCGATCATCGAGCTACCTGCCAACAGACCAATCATAGTGGCATTTTCTCAAGACATGGATCCGTCAAGTTTTCATTTAGGAACAAGTTTTATTGTAGAACACATCACCGAAAATGGAGATGTACTTAATTCAGTGCCTGGCGACTTAGAGATAAAACCAAGATCCGTCTATTTCCATCCACATACCCCCTGGAAAAAGGGGGATTTCTATCGCTACACTCTCGTGTCAAATGGACAACTATCATCAAGTGATACAAATTGCGGAGAAACCCTCTGTAGCCTATCAGGCCTACCTCTACAGACCCAGCTCTTAGCAAATATACAAATCCAAGAGGGCAACTTCAGCAACCCATCAGTTCCTGATCACCTTCTTCTCCCATACAAGATCGTTCCACAAACGCATCTCGGATACGATGAAGCGACAGGAGGTGGTCCCAATTTAGTTCAGTATTTCATCGGAGCGCCACCAACCTCCAATGTGCTTCAGATGCTGACAACCTCCCCCATTTCCGACATCAATGGCAATCTAGTAAGCGACAGGCAGAGGATCTACCGAGGCGAAGATGGGGAACGAAAAGAACTCAGACAAGGCCTAGGGTGGAATAGACTGGATCCTAACAATCCTTTCTTCTATAAGCCGGAAATCGCCTTTGATGGCATCTATGAACTGGAGGAGCCCGGCCCTAAAATGATATCTGACCCAAATACTGAATCATTAACTGACTCAGATAACTTGGGGTGGGGTTATATGATGGATCCAGACGGAGTCAAACCTTCCCCCAACAGTGCCAAAGTCCTTTCATCCAGATTTGACGTTGCAAACCCAGATGCAGACTGGCCTTATCTATCCATCAACAATACGATGTATGCTGGTGCGAATGTGGGGTGTGGTTATCAGAACATTCAGGGTGTTGATTCAACATGCCAAGACAATCCATTCCCAGGCCTTCCTCCGATTTGCGCTCAAGAGAGAGCGGTGCCATCAATCTGCCCCACAGAAAAGTTCACCTATCTTAGCAGTGTTCTTTTTGCAGAGGTAACAAGTGAAGTCAGTGAAGATGGCTCCATTAAAGTAAACATATTTCCTGGCCACGTAGTAACAACATCTTTCTTAACAGTTGTCAGAGGTGGCATTAAAGGAACCACGATGGTCCCTACACCTAGCGGGTATCAAGTTATGCGAATGAGATATACCGAAGATGGCAGTAATAATAGAATCTATCCCATAGAGGCCGAGATCGGAAAGAGCCCTGAGGGCACGCCTCAACTGAGCGCATCGGTAGACTTATATCTGGATGCTCCTCTACTGTGGAGAAACATTCAGAATACTCAAGGAACGCTTGGAGGACCAGACCACAACTTCTTTAGTTACGAAACCTCATTTTCTCTAACTGGAGGGGTTAAATTCTTGGAAGATGGTAGAATGATCGCAGAGCAGATAAACCAAAACGAGGTAAATTTTTCTTTACGAGGCAATCAACCTGCCACGTTTATAGATCTAATCATTCCCAAAGAAGGCAGCTTTCTACAGTATATTTCCCAGCCTATTAAGGAATAA